In a single window of the Agromyces sp. H17E-10 genome:
- a CDS encoding FAD-dependent oxidoreductase encodes MREPSPAAVDVVVIGAGPVGLALACLLAMRGIGVTVLERATAASTRSRAFGVHTPGLGVLDRVGVGAAVRAESAPIGTGRVTCRGRVLGRMRFTEPIRSLPQHRIEALLVDRLEQLAPGALRRGVAAAGLRGVHGGVEVRTETTAEVGSEIVRARLAVAADGVRSPTRRLLGIGWTPRPGRARYVMADVSGGGEVTDDDETAVLRFEPDGVVESFPLPGGHRRVVAWHDGGDPDATAFAALVAGRTGRRFETVGAPSSFTAAQHVATRFAHGRVALAGDAAHEVSPIGGQGMNLGWLDALALADAIERDLARPPGGRRRRFARGPFARYGRRRRRAALRACRRAAFNMAMGAPAWGIPLAVRNAAIRLLGVPPLRGLLAATFTMRGL; translated from the coding sequence GTGCGTGAGCCGAGCCCCGCTGCCGTCGACGTCGTCGTGATCGGGGCAGGCCCGGTCGGACTCGCGCTCGCCTGCCTCCTCGCGATGCGCGGCATCGGGGTGACGGTGCTCGAACGGGCGACGGCCGCCTCCACCAGGTCGCGGGCGTTCGGCGTGCACACGCCGGGCCTTGGCGTGCTCGACCGGGTCGGCGTGGGGGCGGCCGTGCGGGCGGAGTCGGCGCCGATCGGCACCGGGCGGGTGACCTGCCGGGGCCGGGTGCTCGGGCGGATGCGGTTCACCGAGCCCATCCGATCGCTGCCGCAGCATCGCATCGAGGCGCTGCTCGTCGACCGGCTCGAGCAGCTCGCGCCGGGTGCACTGCGTCGGGGCGTCGCGGCGGCGGGGCTGCGGGGTGTGCACGGCGGGGTCGAGGTTCGAACCGAGACGACGGCAGAGGTCGGCTCCGAGATCGTGCGCGCGCGCCTGGCGGTCGCCGCCGACGGCGTGCGAAGCCCGACGAGGCGCCTGCTCGGCATCGGATGGACGCCGAGACCGGGTCGCGCCCGCTACGTGATGGCCGACGTCAGCGGCGGCGGCGAGGTCACCGACGACGACGAGACCGCCGTGCTCCGGTTCGAACCCGACGGCGTGGTCGAGTCGTTCCCCCTGCCGGGCGGGCACCGTCGGGTCGTCGCGTGGCACGACGGCGGCGATCCGGATGCGACGGCGTTCGCGGCGCTCGTCGCCGGGCGCACCGGGCGGCGCTTCGAGACGGTGGGCGCCCCGAGCTCCTTCACGGCGGCGCAGCACGTCGCGACGCGGTTCGCCCATGGACGGGTCGCGCTCGCCGGCGACGCGGCCCACGAGGTCAGCCCCATCGGCGGCCAGGGCATGAACCTCGGCTGGCTCGACGCGCTCGCGCTCGCCGACGCGATCGAGCGCGACCTCGCCCGTCCACCGGGCGGCCGGCGCCGCCGGTTCGCCCGGGGTCCGTTCGCCCGGTACGGCCGGCGCCGTCGGCGCGCCGCGCTCCGGGCCTGCCGCCGGGCGGCGTTCAACATGGCGATGGGGGCTCCGGCATGGGGCATCCCGCTCGCCGTTCGCAACGCGGCCATACGCCTGCTGGGCGTGCCGCCGTTGCGCGGGCTGCTCGCCGCGACCTTCACGATGCGCGGCCTGTGA
- a CDS encoding type 1 glutamine amidotransferase domain-containing protein → MTRILMIVTAADAIELADGTVHPTGFWAEELVVAHRALAAAGAEITLATPGGAPAPVDPGSLTVELVGDAAKADEFRAYLETIAAELASPTAIAGLDATAFDAIVLPGGHGPMVDLASDPGVGAALVAADTADVLIAPFCHGPAALLSATGDDGGFAFAGRALTVFTDEEERTGGLGTGTPWFVATTLAERGARVEGGAPWSSHVVRDGNLITGQNPQSSAAVASALLAALGERGLHSAA, encoded by the coding sequence ATGACCCGCATCCTCATGATCGTCACCGCCGCCGACGCGATTGAGCTCGCCGACGGCACCGTGCACCCCACCGGCTTCTGGGCCGAGGAGCTCGTGGTCGCCCACCGCGCGCTCGCCGCGGCGGGCGCCGAGATCACCCTCGCGACCCCGGGCGGTGCACCCGCCCCGGTCGATCCCGGCTCGCTGACGGTCGAGCTCGTCGGCGACGCCGCGAAGGCCGACGAGTTCCGCGCCTACCTCGAGACGATCGCGGCGGAGCTCGCGTCGCCGACGGCGATCGCCGGACTCGACGCGACGGCCTTCGACGCCATCGTGCTGCCGGGAGGTCACGGCCCGATGGTCGACCTCGCGTCCGACCCGGGCGTGGGTGCCGCACTCGTCGCCGCCGACACGGCCGACGTGCTCATCGCCCCCTTCTGCCACGGTCCGGCCGCGCTGCTCAGCGCGACCGGCGACGACGGCGGCTTCGCCTTCGCGGGCCGGGCACTCACGGTGTTCACCGACGAGGAGGAGCGCACCGGCGGCCTCGGCACGGGCACGCCATGGTTCGTCGCGACGACCCTCGCCGAGCGCGGCGCGCGCGTCGAGGGCGGCGCTCCGTGGTCGAGCCACGTCGTGCGCGACGGCAACCTCATCACGGGCCAGAACCCGCAGTCGAGCGCGGCCGTCGCCTCGGCCCTGCTGGCGGCGCTCGGCGAGCGCGGCCTGCACTCCGCGGCGTGA
- a CDS encoding arylsulfatase, with protein sequence MSKEFTGTIKLDVRDSVADWGPYEQPKAPEGAPNILVILYDDTGQASWSPYGGRINMPTLDRLAANGLTYTQWHTTALCSPTRSTFLTGRNHHVNGMGVIMEGTNGFPGVSGQIPAECATIGQVLQQNGYSTFWVGKNHNVPEQDISAGGSKEQWPLAQGFDRFYGFLGGETNNWYPDLTEDNRFIEQPYSPEEGYHLSKDLADQAIRMIRDQKASNPSKPWYTWFCPGANHAPHHAPQEYIDKYKGQFDDGYDAYRTWVVERMIERGVLPADTELTPFNPLPDDQANPADYVKPWDTLSSDEQRLFSRMAEVFAGFSEYTDAQVGRIVDYLEASGQLENTLIFYCADNGASGEGSPDGSVNENKFFNGFPDDLAENLAKIDVLGGPETYNHYPTGWAAAFSAPYQMFKRYAQFAGGTCDPMIIHWPAGISAKGEIRNQYHHSTDIVATILDVIGIEFPEVFRGVTQRPLDGVSMKYSFDAEPDGPTEKQVQYYAMLGTRGIWKDGWKAAAIHAPLTGHGRFDEDRWELYHVETDRSESKDLAAEHPEKLKELVDAWFEEAEKNNVLPLDDRSARDQLTIERPQSEPPRTRYVYYPDTGAIAESVAVNVRGRSYKIIADVVLEEGAQGVLFAHGSRFGGHSLFIKDGALNYVYNFLGIPPEQVFTSAALTPGKHALGMEFIRESAGEHGESLGTCKLYVDDQVVAEGPMRAQIGKFTLAGDGLCVGYDSGDAVSTRYPIPFPFTGGKLLGVAVDVSEEQYLDLELEALAALARE encoded by the coding sequence ATGTCGAAGGAATTCACGGGGACGATCAAGCTCGACGTCCGCGACTCGGTGGCCGACTGGGGCCCGTACGAACAGCCGAAGGCGCCCGAGGGGGCGCCCAACATCCTCGTGATCCTCTACGACGACACCGGCCAGGCCTCGTGGTCGCCCTACGGCGGCCGCATCAACATGCCGACGCTCGACCGGCTCGCCGCGAACGGCCTCACCTACACGCAGTGGCACACGACCGCGCTCTGCTCACCGACCCGGTCGACGTTCCTCACCGGACGCAACCACCACGTCAACGGCATGGGCGTCATCATGGAGGGCACGAACGGGTTCCCGGGCGTGTCCGGCCAGATCCCCGCCGAGTGCGCGACGATCGGCCAGGTGCTGCAGCAGAACGGCTACTCGACGTTCTGGGTCGGCAAGAACCACAACGTGCCCGAGCAGGACATCTCGGCCGGTGGCTCGAAGGAGCAATGGCCGCTCGCGCAGGGCTTCGACCGCTTCTACGGGTTCCTCGGCGGCGAGACCAACAACTGGTACCCCGACCTCACCGAGGACAACCGGTTCATCGAGCAGCCCTACTCGCCAGAAGAGGGCTACCACCTCTCGAAGGACCTCGCCGACCAGGCGATCCGCATGATCCGCGACCAGAAGGCCTCCAACCCGTCGAAGCCCTGGTACACGTGGTTCTGCCCGGGTGCCAACCACGCTCCGCACCACGCCCCGCAGGAGTACATCGACAAGTACAAGGGCCAGTTCGACGACGGCTACGACGCCTACCGCACGTGGGTCGTCGAGCGCATGATCGAGCGCGGCGTGCTGCCGGCCGACACCGAGCTCACGCCGTTCAATCCGCTGCCCGACGACCAGGCGAACCCCGCCGACTATGTCAAGCCGTGGGACACGCTCTCGAGCGATGAGCAGCGCCTGTTCAGCCGCATGGCCGAGGTCTTCGCCGGGTTCAGCGAGTACACCGACGCCCAGGTCGGCCGCATCGTCGACTACCTCGAGGCATCGGGCCAGCTCGAGAACACCCTCATCTTCTACTGCGCCGACAACGGCGCCTCGGGCGAGGGGTCGCCCGACGGCTCGGTCAACGAGAACAAGTTCTTCAACGGGTTCCCCGACGACCTCGCCGAGAACCTCGCGAAGATCGACGTGCTCGGCGGCCCCGAGACGTACAACCACTACCCCACCGGCTGGGCGGCCGCGTTCTCGGCGCCGTACCAGATGTTCAAGCGCTACGCGCAGTTCGCGGGCGGCACGTGCGACCCGATGATCATCCACTGGCCGGCCGGCATCTCGGCCAAGGGCGAGATCCGCAACCAGTACCACCACTCGACCGACATCGTGGCGACCATCCTCGACGTCATCGGCATCGAGTTCCCCGAGGTGTTCCGCGGCGTGACGCAGCGACCCCTCGACGGGGTGTCGATGAAGTACAGCTTCGACGCCGAGCCCGACGGTCCGACCGAGAAGCAGGTGCAGTACTACGCGATGCTCGGCACGCGCGGCATCTGGAAGGACGGCTGGAAGGCCGCGGCCATCCACGCCCCGCTCACGGGCCACGGGCGCTTCGACGAGGACCGCTGGGAGCTGTACCACGTCGAGACCGACCGCTCCGAGTCGAAGGATCTCGCGGCCGAGCACCCCGAGAAGCTCAAGGAGCTCGTCGACGCCTGGTTCGAGGAGGCGGAGAAGAACAACGTGCTGCCGCTCGACGACCGCTCGGCCCGCGACCAGCTCACGATCGAGCGCCCGCAGTCGGAGCCGCCGCGCACCCGCTACGTCTACTACCCCGACACGGGTGCCATCGCCGAGTCGGTCGCCGTGAACGTGCGCGGCCGGTCGTACAAGATCATCGCCGACGTCGTGCTCGAGGAGGGCGCGCAGGGCGTGCTCTTCGCGCACGGCTCCCGCTTCGGCGGCCACTCGCTGTTCATCAAGGACGGCGCGCTCAACTACGTGTACAACTTCCTCGGCATCCCGCCCGAGCAGGTGTTCACGTCGGCGGCGCTGACGCCCGGCAAGCACGCCCTCGGCATGGAGTTCATCCGCGAGAGCGCGGGCGAGCACGGCGAGTCGCTCGGCACGTGCAAGCTCTACGTCGACGACCAGGTCGTCGCCGAGGGGCCGATGCGCGCGCAGATCGGCAAGTTCACGCTCGCCGGCGACGGGCTCTGCGTCGGCTACGACAGCGGCGACGCCGTGAGCACCCGGTATCCGATCCCGTTCCCGTTCACGGGCGGCAAGCTGCTCGGCGTCGCGGTCGACGTGAGCGAGGAGCAGTACCTCGACCTCGAGCTCGAGGCGCTCGCCGCGCTCGCGCGCGAGTAG
- a CDS encoding SHOCT domain-containing protein, with protein sequence MPLGRMGRPGLIGMAARTAVVAGTATAVSGNVARRQNERANQKYEAQAYEQQQAYEQQQAYADQQAAAQQAAAQQAAAAQAAAAPAGGTDVVAELQKLAALQQQGILTDDEFAAAKAKLLGA encoded by the coding sequence ATGCCTCTCGGACGTATGGGCCGTCCCGGCCTCATCGGCATGGCCGCGCGCACCGCGGTGGTCGCCGGTACCGCGACCGCCGTCTCCGGCAACGTCGCTCGCCGCCAGAACGAGCGCGCGAACCAGAAGTACGAGGCGCAGGCCTACGAGCAGCAGCAGGCCTACGAGCAGCAGCAGGCGTACGCCGACCAGCAGGCAGCGGCCCAGCAGGCCGCCGCCCAGCAGGCGGCCGCGGCCCAGGCCGCCGCCGCGCCCGCCGGCGGCACCGACGTCGTCGCCGAGCTGCAGAAGCTCGCCGCGCTCCAGCAGCAGGGCATCCTCACCGACGACGAGTTCGCCGCCGCGAAGGCGAAGCTGCTCGGCGCCTGA
- a CDS encoding AI-2E family transporter, giving the protein MWWKKKHDDAPPAQKPERPAPTAVIPHRNAFLLMGLAGLVITLFGIAAMRDIFSAVFLALVLVICVHPVRRGLERRGVSRGISTFVVLITVVLLLGGFVFLLVISFAQFATLLPDYLPEFQTWASSVESWLSSLGIDQKQINAMMGSFNPADIVSAISGFVSGLLGGAAGFVSFAVILLTMLMLITFDSSYVPTVVAGIGRKRPEVATGLVRFADGVRRYMVATTGLGIAQGIVNWIALALLGIPGAALWGMLSFLCSFIPNIGYFIALIPPLVFGALVGGWPMVIAVIVVYGVINAVIQSVIQPRIVGNAVSLSQSLTFASVLVWAVILGPMGAILAVPLTLLVRMLLVDTNPATAWVLPALGEVDDAKREMEVIDAEAKVARMQRREEKKLEHAAARVKADDEPTGE; this is encoded by the coding sequence ATGTGGTGGAAGAAGAAGCATGACGACGCGCCGCCAGCGCAGAAGCCCGAGCGCCCCGCGCCGACCGCGGTGATCCCGCACCGCAACGCGTTCCTGCTGATGGGCCTCGCGGGGCTCGTGATCACGCTGTTCGGCATCGCCGCCATGCGCGACATCTTCTCGGCGGTGTTCCTCGCCCTGGTGCTCGTCATCTGCGTGCACCCGGTTCGTCGCGGCCTCGAGCGGCGCGGCGTGTCGCGGGGCATCTCGACGTTCGTCGTGCTGATCACGGTCGTGTTGCTGCTCGGCGGGTTCGTGTTCCTGCTCGTGATCTCGTTCGCCCAGTTCGCGACCCTGCTGCCCGACTACCTTCCCGAGTTCCAGACGTGGGCGAGCTCGGTCGAGTCGTGGCTGTCGAGTCTCGGCATCGATCAGAAGCAGATCAACGCGATGATGGGGTCGTTCAACCCCGCCGACATCGTCAGCGCGATCAGCGGGTTCGTGAGCGGCCTGCTCGGCGGTGCAGCCGGATTCGTCTCCTTCGCGGTGATCCTCCTGACCATGCTCATGCTCATCACCTTCGACTCCTCGTACGTGCCGACCGTCGTCGCCGGCATCGGGCGCAAGCGGCCCGAGGTCGCGACCGGCCTCGTGCGCTTCGCCGACGGCGTGCGTCGCTACATGGTCGCGACGACCGGGCTGGGCATCGCGCAGGGCATCGTCAACTGGATCGCGCTCGCGCTCCTCGGCATCCCCGGCGCGGCCCTCTGGGGCATGCTGTCGTTCCTCTGCAGCTTCATCCCGAACATCGGGTACTTCATCGCCCTCATCCCGCCGCTCGTGTTCGGCGCGCTCGTCGGCGGCTGGCCGATGGTCATCGCCGTCATCGTCGTGTACGGCGTCATCAACGCCGTCATCCAGTCGGTGATCCAGCCGCGGATCGTCGGCAACGCGGTCTCGCTCAGCCAGTCGCTCACCTTCGCGTCGGTGCTCGTCTGGGCGGTCATCCTCGGGCCGATGGGCGCCATCCTCGCCGTGCCGCTGACGCTGCTCGTGCGCATGCTGCTCGTCGACACGAACCCGGCGACGGCGTGGGTGCTGCCGGCGCTCGGCGAGGTCGACGACGCCAAGCGCGAGATGGAGGTGATCGACGCCGAGGCGAAGGTCGCGCGAATGCAGCGCCGCGAGGAGAAGAAGCTCGAGCACGCGGCGGCTCGCGTCAAGGCCGACGATGAGCCGACCGGCGAGTAG
- a CDS encoding type III polyketide synthase — protein MTVALRGLSTVVPPTVLVQPEVRDVFAAQPGLNRLAQRIITTSFDVSAIETRHTVIAELSRDAHPDDPVFFDIDSGELLLPGTKARNELYAEQATRLYVEAGRAAIDATPGVETADVTHIITVSCTGFYAPGPDFMIARELGLDAGVERYHLGFMGCYASIPALRLAKQLCEADEAAVVLVVSVELCTLHLRSSNDPDTIVASSLFADGAGAAIVTARPAEPGERALVLDRFATRITPTGEGDMAWKIGDHGFEMVLSNAVPALIDEHITGALEPLFAHDPALVEALETDASGQAIEHWAIHPGGRSILDKVESRLVLGEAQLVPARDTLRDFGNMSSATVLFVLRHILDGQAAAGEHVAAMAFGPGLTVESALMTVAGS, from the coding sequence ATGACCGTCGCACTGCGGGGACTCTCGACCGTCGTACCGCCGACCGTGCTCGTCCAGCCCGAGGTGCGCGACGTGTTCGCGGCACAGCCGGGGCTGAACCGCCTCGCCCAGCGCATCATCACCACGAGCTTCGACGTCTCGGCGATCGAGACCCGGCACACGGTGATCGCCGAGCTCAGCCGTGATGCGCACCCCGACGACCCGGTGTTCTTCGACATCGACTCGGGCGAGCTGCTGCTGCCGGGCACGAAGGCCCGCAACGAGCTCTACGCCGAGCAGGCCACCCGGCTCTACGTCGAGGCGGGCCGCGCCGCGATCGACGCGACGCCGGGCGTCGAGACGGCCGACGTCACCCACATCATCACGGTGAGCTGCACGGGCTTCTACGCGCCCGGCCCCGACTTCATGATCGCGCGGGAGCTCGGCCTCGACGCGGGCGTCGAGCGCTACCACCTCGGCTTCATGGGCTGCTACGCGTCGATCCCGGCGCTGCGGCTCGCGAAGCAGTTGTGCGAGGCCGACGAGGCGGCCGTCGTGCTCGTCGTGTCGGTCGAACTGTGCACGCTGCACCTGCGCTCGTCGAACGACCCCGACACGATCGTCGCCTCGTCGCTCTTCGCCGACGGCGCCGGGGCGGCCATCGTCACGGCCCGGCCGGCCGAGCCGGGCGAGCGGGCCCTCGTGCTCGACCGGTTCGCGACCCGCATCACGCCGACCGGCGAGGGCGACATGGCGTGGAAGATCGGCGACCACGGTTTCGAGATGGTGCTCTCGAACGCCGTGCCGGCGCTCATCGACGAGCACATTACGGGTGCGCTCGAGCCGCTCTTCGCGCACGACCCGGCGCTGGTCGAGGCCCTCGAGACGGATGCCTCGGGGCAGGCGATCGAGCATTGGGCGATCCACCCGGGCGGTCGCAGCATCCTCGACAAGGTCGAGTCGCGACTCGTGCTGGGCGAGGCGCAGCTCGTGCCCGCGCGCGACACGCTGCGCGACTTCGGCAACATGTCGAGCGCGACCGTGCTGTTCGTGCTGCGGCACATCCTCGACGGCCAAGCCGCTGCCGGCGAACACGTCGCGGCGATGGCGTTCGGGCCGGGCCTCACGGTCGAGTCGGCGCTCATGACGGTGGCGGGGTCGTGA
- a CDS encoding nitroreductase family deazaflavin-dependent oxidoreductase gives MPLEGEYAPGSADWARKQAERFEASDGASANTLRGRPIIVLTTRGAKTGKLRKTALMRVEHDGEYAVVASKGGSPEQPQWYWNLKAHPEVELQDGDRKHDYVARELEGDEREAWWARANETWPDYANYQTKTDRLIPVFVLTRVAL, from the coding sequence ATGCCACTCGAGGGCGAGTACGCACCCGGCAGCGCCGACTGGGCCCGCAAGCAGGCCGAGCGGTTCGAGGCGTCCGACGGCGCATCGGCCAACACCCTGCGGGGGCGGCCGATCATCGTGCTGACGACGCGCGGTGCGAAGACCGGCAAGTTGCGCAAGACGGCGCTCATGCGCGTCGAGCACGACGGCGAGTACGCGGTCGTCGCCTCGAAGGGCGGCTCGCCCGAGCAGCCGCAGTGGTACTGGAACCTGAAGGCGCACCCCGAGGTCGAGCTGCAGGACGGCGACCGGAAGCACGACTACGTCGCCCGCGAGCTCGAGGGCGACGAGCGCGAAGCGTGGTGGGCGCGGGCGAACGAGACCTGGCCCGACTACGCGAACTACCAGACGAAGACCGACCGCCTGATCCCGGTCTTCGTGCTCACGCGCGTCGCGCTCTGA
- a CDS encoding methyltransferase domain-containing protein — protein sequence MPAVTAGGGVWRSLGSRDEAVREVMDDPACDPEMLSRTFEQFRLVNSVVSGAGAVYRDWIRPRLSPVWTTRLLDVGTGAADLPRRWLRRATAEGMRLEITAIDPDPRALAAAQAAVEHDPVDGLELLGATTSELADDDRHFDLVVSNHMLHHLDGREFGALLADSERLAEFGGTVVHGDIERSRFAYAAFAAGTLPFRSNLLRDSFIRVDGLASIRRSHTAAELAGVLPPGWRVRRAAPSRLEVIWQADAAGRPRA from the coding sequence GTGCCGGCGGTGACCGCGGGCGGCGGCGTCTGGCGGTCGCTCGGCTCGCGTGACGAGGCCGTGCGCGAGGTGATGGACGATCCCGCGTGCGACCCCGAGATGCTGTCGCGCACCTTCGAGCAGTTCCGCCTCGTGAACTCGGTCGTCTCGGGTGCGGGCGCCGTGTACCGCGACTGGATCCGGCCGCGACTCTCGCCGGTGTGGACGACCCGCCTGCTCGACGTCGGCACGGGGGCCGCCGACCTGCCCCGGCGATGGCTCCGACGCGCGACGGCGGAGGGGATGCGGCTCGAGATCACGGCGATCGACCCCGACCCTCGCGCGCTCGCCGCGGCGCAGGCCGCTGTCGAGCACGACCCCGTCGACGGTCTCGAGCTGCTCGGGGCGACCACGAGCGAACTGGCCGACGACGACCGGCACTTCGACCTCGTCGTGTCGAACCACATGCTGCACCACCTCGACGGCCGCGAGTTCGGGGCCCTCCTGGCCGACTCGGAGCGGCTGGCCGAGTTCGGCGGCACCGTCGTGCACGGCGACATCGAGCGCAGCCGTTTCGCCTACGCCGCGTTCGCGGCGGGCACGCTGCCGTTCAGGTCGAACCTGCTGCGCGACTCGTTCATCCGCGTCGACGGGCTCGCGTCGATCCGGCGCAGCCACACCGCCGCCGAGCTCGCGGGCGTGCTGCCGCCGGGGTGGCGCGTCCGCCGTGCAGCCCCGTCGCGGCTCGAGGTGATCTGGCAGGCGGATGCCGCGGGCCGGCCGCGTGCGTGA
- a CDS encoding AI-2E family transporter, producing MTTNGPARPGLTPATRTLIGLAAAVVLFAGVWFARDLLAPAALAAVVVIIAYPVRFPLERRGWPVWLASTAVIVLAYLILAVLAVMLVYAVGQFVQMLPELAGDLQSTAGGITGWLKDLGFSAPSAQTAMGWLDPAAIGSAALGVADQVLGLATAFFFVLAYVIFMTVDGARFRAAAAGASARIFGDPTADGIAKRYFTGVRRYYVVNATFGAIVAVLDGLLLWAVGVPIPIVWAILAFVTNFIPNIGFVIGLIPPAILALVVGGWPLMLAVIAIYCIINVVLQVLVQPKFVSDAVGLSLTLTFFSVVFWAFVIGPIGAILSVPLTLLVRALLFEHDPGAVALRRLSGEGEGSLRSATSREKNDDEGGLLPDTGTRTQEERDVVEEEA from the coding sequence GTGACGACCAATGGGCCGGCCAGGCCCGGCCTCACCCCGGCGACCCGCACGCTCATCGGGCTCGCCGCGGCGGTCGTCCTCTTCGCGGGCGTCTGGTTCGCGCGCGACCTGCTCGCGCCGGCCGCGCTCGCCGCGGTGGTCGTGATCATCGCCTACCCGGTGCGGTTCCCGCTCGAGCGCCGCGGCTGGCCCGTCTGGCTCGCCTCGACCGCGGTGATCGTGCTCGCCTACCTCATCCTCGCGGTGCTCGCGGTGATGCTCGTCTACGCGGTGGGCCAGTTCGTGCAGATGCTGCCCGAGCTCGCCGGCGACCTGCAGTCGACGGCCGGCGGCATCACCGGCTGGCTGAAGGATCTCGGCTTCTCGGCGCCCTCGGCCCAGACCGCGATGGGTTGGCTCGACCCGGCCGCGATCGGCTCGGCGGCGCTCGGCGTGGCCGACCAGGTGCTCGGCCTGGCGACGGCGTTCTTCTTCGTGCTGGCGTACGTCATCTTCATGACCGTCGACGGCGCCCGTTTCCGGGCTGCTGCGGCCGGGGCATCCGCCCGCATCTTCGGCGACCCGACGGCCGACGGCATCGCGAAGCGGTACTTCACGGGCGTGCGCCGGTACTACGTCGTGAACGCCACGTTCGGCGCGATCGTCGCCGTGCTCGACGGCCTGTTGCTGTGGGCGGTCGGCGTGCCGATCCCGATCGTGTGGGCGATCCTCGCGTTCGTCACCAACTTCATCCCCAACATCGGATTCGTGATCGGGCTCATCCCGCCCGCGATCCTCGCGCTCGTGGTCGGCGGGTGGCCGCTCATGCTCGCCGTCATCGCGATCTACTGCATCATCAACGTCGTGCTGCAGGTGCTCGTGCAGCCCAAGTTCGTGAGCGACGCCGTCGGCCTCAGCCTCACCCTGACGTTCTTCTCGGTCGTGTTCTGGGCGTTCGTGATCGGGCCGATCGGCGCGATCCTGTCGGTGCCGCTCACCCTCCTCGTGCGGGCCCTGCTGTTCGAGCACGACCCGGGCGCGGTCGCCCTTCGACGGCTGTCGGGCGAGGGCGAGGGCTCGCTCCGGTCGGCGACATCACGCGAGAAGAACGATGACGAGGGGGGTCTCCTCCCCGATACTGGTACGCGAACCCAGGAGGAACGCGATGTGGTGGAAGAAGAAGCATGA
- a CDS encoding LysR family transcriptional regulator — translation MAAHDLEHLRTFLTVLRAGSVSEGARLVGISQATASAHVQALEQQLGATLFERSPSGVVATPRALALGRRIAAHLDALDDVLAPTIAGEAVTIELGGAAEYLGEVVAPGIARLADASSIRVRMRFGLAEPLLDELRAGGLDLVVSSVRPAQRGLSAAPLVDEEFVLVGAPTLVAAGRLDEAALDAVPVIGYGDELPIVRRYWRSVFGRRPDHLVVAAVMPDLRAIRAALVAGAGMSVLPSYLVRRELDAGELVVLHEPEFAPLNTLYVVTRAGELERRGPLRAVAAALHEIAAPR, via the coding sequence ATGGCGGCCCACGATCTCGAGCATCTGCGGACCTTCCTCACCGTGCTGCGGGCGGGGTCGGTGAGCGAGGGCGCGCGCCTCGTCGGCATCTCGCAGGCGACGGCGAGCGCCCACGTGCAGGCGCTCGAGCAGCAGCTCGGGGCCACGCTCTTCGAGCGCTCGCCGAGCGGGGTCGTCGCGACGCCGCGCGCGCTCGCGCTCGGTAGGCGCATCGCCGCGCATCTCGATGCCCTCGACGACGTGCTCGCGCCGACGATCGCGGGCGAGGCGGTGACGATCGAGCTCGGCGGCGCGGCCGAATACCTGGGCGAGGTCGTCGCTCCCGGGATCGCCCGGCTCGCAGACGCCTCGTCGATCCGCGTACGGATGCGCTTCGGACTGGCCGAGCCGCTGCTCGACGAGTTGCGCGCCGGCGGGCTCGACCTCGTGGTGAGTTCGGTGCGGCCCGCGCAGCGGGGGCTCAGTGCAGCCCCGCTCGTCGACGAGGAGTTCGTGCTCGTCGGGGCCCCGACCCTCGTGGCGGCGGGGCGGCTCGACGAGGCCGCGCTCGACGCCGTGCCGGTGATCGGCTACGGCGACGAGCTGCCGATCGTGCGGCGGTACTGGCGCTCGGTCTTCGGGCGGCGGCCCGACCATCTCGTCGTGGCGGCCGTGATGCCCGACCTGCGGGCGATCCGGGCGGCGCTCGTCGCGGGGGCCGGCATGTCGGTGCTGCCGTCCTACCTCGTGCGGCGCGAATTGGACGCGGGCGAGCTCGTCGTGCTGCACGAGCCCGAGTTCGCCCCGCTCAACACCCTGTACGTCGTGACGCGCGCGGGCGAGCTCGAACGGCGCGGACCGCTCCGGGCGGTGGCGGCAGCGTTGCACGAGATCGCGGCGCCGCGCTGA
- a CDS encoding DUF6325 family protein yields MAEFEYGPIELYLIGFEGDRLDDGTVEALEELVEGGEIRLLDLVIVSREPDGSVRIVEIDDEGDSYGFSAIELEQTGLVGADDVDDFAPLIPAGMSAAIAAFELVWAKKLASRFAAGGGVVLSTERIPAPVVNELLAGASSEEN; encoded by the coding sequence ATGGCGGAGTTCGAGTACGGCCCCATTGAGCTGTACCTGATTGGATTCGAGGGCGACCGGCTGGACGACGGCACGGTCGAGGCGCTCGAAGAACTGGTCGAGGGTGGGGAGATCCGCCTGCTCGACCTCGTGATCGTCTCGCGCGAGCCCGACGGTTCGGTGCGCATCGTCGAGATCGACGACGAGGGCGACTCGTACGGCTTCAGCGCGATCGAGCTCGAGCAGACGGGTCTCGTCGGCGCCGACGACGTCGACGACTTCGCGCCGCTCATCCCCGCGGGCATGTCGGCCGCGATCGCGGCGTTCGAGCTCGTCTGGGCGAAGAAACTGGCGTCGCGGTTCGCCGCCGGCGGCGGCGTCGTGCTGTCGACCGAGCGCATCCCCGCGCCGGTCGTGAACGAGTTGCTCGCCGGCGCGAGCAGTGAGGAGAACTGA